A genomic window from Brassica oleracea var. oleracea cultivar TO1000 chromosome C8, BOL, whole genome shotgun sequence includes:
- the LOC106309753 gene encoding uncharacterized protein LOC106309753: MAKSSEIVKKLNLRSHQEGGFFYETFRDSSVILSTSHLPPTFKVDRAVSTSIYFLLPSGNVSRLHRIPMAETWHFYLGEPLTVVEINDDGKLKFTCLGPDLIEGDQKPQYTVPPNIWFGSFPTKDFHFPHNGTLLRAEPRDSENHFSLVGCTCAPGFQFEDFELAKRSHLMSLFPQHELLITMLSYPE; encoded by the exons ATGGCGAAGTCTTCAGAAATCGTGAAGAAGCTGAATCTCAGGTCACACCAAGAAGGTGGTTTCTTCTATGAAACGTTCAGAGACTCTTCTGTTATCCTCTCCACCTCTCATCTCCCTCCCACCT TCAAGGTGGACAGAGCTGTGAGCACAAGTATTTACTTTTTGCTTCCATCTGGTAACGTTTCACGTCTTCATCGCATACCCATGGCTGAAACTTGGCACTTCTATTTGGGTGAACCCCTCACT GTAGTGGAGATCAACGATGATGGGAAGTTGAAATTCACGTGTCTTGGTCCTGACCTCATTGAAGGTGACCAGAAGCCTCAGTACACGGTCCCTCCGAACATTTGGTTTGGTTCGTTTCCAACAAAGGATTTTCATTTCCCTCACAATGGGACTCTGCTTAGAGCCGAGCCTAGAGACTCGGAGAACCATTTCTCTCTTGTCGGATGCACCTGTGCTCCCGGTTTCCAGTTTGAGGATTTTGAGCTTGCGAAACGCTCTCACCTCATGTCGCTGTTTCCTCAGCATGAGTTGCTTATCACAATGCTCTCTTACCCGGAGTGA
- the LOC106309908 gene encoding ubiquinone biosynthesis protein COQ9, mitochondrial-like, with amino-acid sequence MYRTAAKRLLGAGLTTSRLLRSTIIPSSYTSNLCTSSMGHTESPIINQSGPTAASSTGTGEGPRRKPRPEFEEEQARVLSASLRHVARLGWTEEAMTAGSRDVGVSPSIVGSFSRREAALVEYFMDECLQLLIDRVDSGLDLQNLIPSERISKLIRIRLEMQVPYISKWPQALSIQAHPVNVPTSFKQRAMLVDEIWHTVGDGASDLDWYVKRTVLGGVYSTTEIYMLTDDSPEYRDTWEFLDDRVKDAFDLKKSIQEAKYFAQDIGAGVGKSFQGVMQSMSTRGGRSSSSF; translated from the exons ATGTACCGAACGGCGGCGAAGCGTCTTCTCGGCGCTGGTTTAACAACCAGCCGCCTCCTCCGATCCACAATCATCCCTTCTTCTTACACTTCCAATCTCTGCACTTCATCGATGGGTCACACCGAATCACCGATTATTAATCAATCGGGTCCCACGGCGGCTTCTTCCACGGGTACAGGGGAAGGACCTCGTAGGAAACCAAGACCCGAGTTCGAGGAAGAGCAGGCTCGTGTTCTCTCTGCGTCTCTCCGTCACGTG GCGAGGTTAGGTTGGACGGAGGAGGCGATGACGGCTGGTTCGAGAGACGTTGGTGTGTCTCCTTCCATTGTTGGGTCTTTCTCCAGAAGAGAAGCTGCACTTGTCGAG TACTTCATGGATGAATGCCTACAACTGCTTATTGATAGAGTAGACTCTGGATTGGATTTGCAAAACCTCATTCCGAGTGAACGCATCTCCAAGCTCATCAGAATCCGTTTAGAGATGCAGGTGCCTTACATTTCAAAATGGCCTCAAGCTCTCAGCATTCAA GCGCATCCAGTGAACGTGCCAACGAGTTTTAAGCAACGGGCAATGTTGGTTGATGAGATATGGCATACTGTTGGAGATGGAGCCTCTGATTTGGATTGGTATGTGAAGCGCACTGTTCTTGGAGGAGTTTACTCAACCACCGAGATTTACATGCTTACAGATGACTCCCCAG AGTATAGAGATACATGGGAGTTCTTGGATGACAGAGTCAAAGATGCTTTTGATCTGAAGAAAAGCATACAAGAG GCCAAGTATTTTGCACAAGACATAGGAGCTGGAGTTGGAAAATCGTTTCAAGGAGTCATGCAGAGCATGTCCACAAGGGGTGGTCGTAGTAGCTCTTCCTTTTGA
- the LOC106307534 gene encoding chlorophyll a-b binding protein, chloroplastic, giving the protein MALAIASALTSTTLALSTSRVQNARGAFSSRVGGRTSERLVVVRAGKEVSSVCEPLTPDRPMWFPGTSPPEWLDGSLPGDFGFDPLGLGSDPETLRWFAQAELIHSRWSMLAVTGILIPECLERLGFIENYSWYDAGSREYFADSTTLFVVQLVLMGWAEGRRWADFIKPGSVDIEPQYPHKVNPKPDVGYPGGLWFDPMMWGRGSPDPVMVMRTKEIKNGRLAMLAFVGFCFQANYSASQDPIENLMAHLADPGHCNVFSAFTSQ; this is encoded by the exons ATGGCTCTTGCCATTGCCTCTGCTCTCACTTCCACCACACTCGCTTTATCCACAAGCAGAGTACAAAATGCACGAGGAGCTTTCTCATCACGTGTTGGTGGAAGAACGAGCGAGCGTTTGGTGGTGGTTCGTGCCGGTAAAGAAGTTTCTAGTGTCTGTGAACCACTTACTCCGGACCGTCCTATGTGGTTCCCCGGTACTTCTCCACCTGAGTGGCTCGATGGCAGTCTTCCTGGTGATTTCGGTTTCGATCCTCTTGGTCTAG GGTCTGATCCGGAAACCCTCAGATGGTTTGCCCAAGCTGAGCTCATACATAGCCGGTGGTCCATGCTAGCCGTGACCGGTATCTTAATACCGGAATGTCTGGAGCGGTTAGGTTTCATCGAGAATTACTCATGGTACGACGCAGGGTCTCGCGAGTATTTCGCGGATTCCACTACCTTATTCGTCGTTCAGTTAGTGTTAATGGGCTGGGCTGAAGGTAGACGTTGGGCTGATTTTATCAAACCGGGTTCGGTGGACATAGAGCCTCAGTATCCGCACAAAGTGAATCCTAAACCGGATGTTGGTTACCCGGGAGGTTTATGGTTCGATCCGATGATGTGGGGGAGAGGTTCTCCTGATCCGGTCATGGTTATGAGGACTAAAGAGATTAAAAACGGACGGTTAGCGATGCTTGCTTTCGTTGGGTTTTGTTTCCAAGCTAACTACAGTGCTAGTCAAGATCCAATTGAGAATCTCATGGCTCATCTCGCTGATCCTGGTCACTGCAACGTCTTCTCA GCATTTACATCACAATGA
- the LOC106311862 gene encoding probable polygalacturonase — MVETLLPSRFQSHLQKLDPKRRLLTSTIASHKTLLFAFLWIAAFASVFLWQRPSYIGGYVVGPVAGGRFTVFGKVKPLQPVPRLRPAVFDLKEFGGVGDGVAVNTEAFERAVVEISKLGGGGGGQLNVPPGRWLTAPFNLTSHMTLFLAEDCEILGVEDEKFWPLMPPLPSYGYGRERPGPRYGSLIHGQNLKDVVITGHNGTINGQGQSWWKKHQRRLLNNTRGPLVQIMWSSDIVIANVTLRDSPFWTLHPYDCKNVTIRNVTILAPVTGAPNTDGIDPDSCEDMVIEDCYISTGDDAIAIKSGWDQFGIAYGRPSTNILIRNLIVRSVISAGVSIGSEMSGGISNVTIENLLIWNSRRGVRIKTAQGRGGYIKNITYKNVTLDNVRVGIVIKTDYNEHADDNYDRKAYPTLSGFSFSGIHGQGVRVPVRIHGSEQIPVRNVTFRDMSVGLTYKKKHIFQCSFVKGRVIGSIFPRPCENFDVYDEEGRLVKPATESTVPDIDYDI; from the exons ATGGTGGAGACTCTCCTTCCCTCTCGCTTCCAATCCCACCTCCAAAAACTCGACCCTAAGCGCCGCCTCCTCACTTCCACCATCGCCTCCCACAAGACGCTCCTCTTCGCGTTCCTCTGGATCGCCGCCTTCGCCTCCGTCTTCCTCTGGCAGCGACCTTCCTACATCGGCGGCTACGTCGTCGGCCCCGTCGCCGGAGGGAGGTTCACGGTCTTCGGTAAGGTTAAACCGTTGCAGCCGGTGCCGAGGTTGAGGCCTGCGGTGTTCGATTTGAAGGAGTTCGGAGGTGTCGGCGACGGGGTTGCGGTTAATACGGAGGCGTTTGAGAGAGCGGTGGTGGAGATCTCGAAGCTTGGCGGCGGTGGTGGAGGACAGTTGAATGTGCCGCCTGGACGGTGGCTTACGGCGCCGTTTAATCTCACTAGTCATATGACTCTGTTTCTCGCTGAGGATTGTGAGATTCTTGGAGTTGAG GACGAGAAGTTTTGGCCTTTAATGCCGCCATTACCTTCGTATGGTTACGGTAGAGAGCGACCGGGACCTCGTTATGGAAGCTTAATCCACGGTCAAAACCTCAAAGACGTTGTTATAACCG GTCATAACGGGACGATAAATGGACAAGGGCAATCGTGGTGGAAGAAGCATCAAAGAAGACTTCTCAACAATACAAGGGGACCTTTAGTTCAAATTATGTGGTCGAGTGACATAGTTATCGCTAACGTTACACTGCGTGACTCGCCGTTTTGGACTCTTCATCCGTATGACTGCAAAAACGTTACGATAAGGAATGTCACCATCTTGGCTCCTGTCACCGGAGCACCAAACACCGATGGGATTGATCCAG ATTCCTGTGAGGATATGGTGATTGAGGATTGTTACATAAGCACCGGGGATGATGCCATCGCCATTAAGAGTGGTTGGGATCAGTTTGGGATTGCCTATGGACGACCTTCTACAAACATTCTTATCCGTAATCTCATCGTCCGCTCTGTTATCAG TGCTGGTGTATCAATCGGAAGTGAAATGTCCGGTGGAATATCGAACGTGACGATCGAGAATCTCCTCATCTGGAACTCACGCCGCGGAGTCAGAATCAAGACGGCTCAGGGACGAGGCGGCTACATCAAAAACATAACATACAAGAACGTAACACTAGACAATGTACGAGTTGGAATCGTGATCAAAACGGATTACAACGAGCATGCGGACGATAACTACGACCGGAAAGCGTATCCTACACTTTCGGGGTTCAGTTTTTCAGGAATCCACGGACAAGGAGTGCGAGTGCCGGTCCGAATTCATGGGAGCGAACAGATTCCGGTTAGGAATGTGACGTTTCGGGACATGTCGGTTGGGTTAACGTACAAGAAGAAACATATATTTCAGTGTTCGTTCGTGAAAGGACGAGTCATTGGCTCGATATTCCCTCGGCCATGTGAGAACTTTGATGTTTACGACGAGGAAGGTCGTCTTGTTAAGCCTGCGACTGAGTCTACTGTGCCGGATATTGATTACGACATTTGA